The Clostridium botulinum BKT015925 genome includes the window AATATTGTTTCTTTGCCACCTTTTATTTTTCCTCTCAATATATCTAATGAGGAAGTTTCATCTGGAGTTAAGTATCCTTGTAATTTATAGTTTTTAACTAAAGCTAATCCAGAAACATTTAATTTTGTCTTATCCTCTTTATCAAACTCTATACTTGGAATTGCAACACTTCCATCTTTATATAATGATATAAGTACATCATTTAAAGTAACTGGTAATATAGTAGAATTCACATTTCCATTTTCCATAAGTCCACTTATATACGCTTCAATATTTTTCTCCATAGTAGGAACAAACTTTACATAATCCTGAGCTTTACCATTGACAACTAAAACCAATGTCATCCTATCTATGTCTGCCTGTCTTTCAAAAAAATCAAATATCTCTCTTACTATATCAGGATATTGCATAATATCACTACTTAATAATATTAATTTTGAATGTCCGGTATATATAGTTCTACTAGTCTTCGATGCTAATTCATTTATAGCATCTTGCATGGAAAATGCATTTGTAGTTACTATCTGTTCTTTAGCTGTTCCAGAATTAGTAGGTCCAAGTTCACTTATATTAGGAAAACCAAATGTTACATCAATTTTTTTATATTGTGATTCATTAAAAATTTCATTAGATCTTATTTTTTTAAATTCCTCTTGCTTACTTATACTTTTTCCAGGATCTATAGCTATAGTTGATATAAAACTCTTTCTTTCTATTTCTACTTTATCCCAACAACCAGTTAAAAAACAACATAACAACATCAATATAGATATCTTCTTATATCTCATTTTTAACTCTCCTTGCCCTTACAACACCACTAAATAATAAGATAATAGGTAATACGACCATGGTTCCAAGTCCAATATACGGAAATAAAAATTCCTTTATAG containing:
- a CDS encoding Ger(x)C family spore germination protein, whose product is MRYKKISILMLLCCFLTGCWDKVEIERKSFISTIAIDPGKSISKQEEFKKIRSNEIFNESQYKKIDVTFGFPNISELGPTNSGTAKEQIVTTNAFSMQDAINELASKTSRTIYTGHSKLILLSSDIMQYPDIVREIFDFFERQADIDRMTLVLVVNGKAQDYVKFVPTMEKNIEAYISGLMENGNVNSTILPVTLNDVLISLYKDGSVAIPSIEFDKEDKTKLNVSGLALVKNYKLQGYLTPDETSSLDILRGKIKGGKETILKDGHPIEFQIEGMKRKIGIVDASDIEKLKFKVDINLEGQLKGYYIGENMFSYGKLNDIQQDFNEVIERKCEKVARIIQEQHTMDLIGLKDYVKKFYPDVYKKVKDNWEKVYKNCNVDVSVNVKARRVGISK